A stretch of DNA from Manihot esculenta cultivar AM560-2 chromosome 7, M.esculenta_v8, whole genome shotgun sequence:
GGAGCAATCTGCTTATCCAGCACTGCCAAccctgaaaaaaaatataaaatatgatgTTTTAACCTTATTTATCATGGATTTATTCCTTCTGAAAACCCATTTGATTGTTTGCCAAGCCAGACTAACAATGTTCAAAGATAGATTCTCTGCAGGAGGATATTTTTGGACTTACAGGAAGACATGAAGAAAAAATCAATGGTGTTGACAGTGATGGAGCTTACAATGGAAGAAGTGGCATTCTGCATAGCAGCAGCCATCGATCAACTGGGGCAGGCATAAATGGAGGAGCAAATGCTGGGCCAGCTGAAAATGGAAATGGCAATGGCAATTCACAAGGAGGAACAGCAGCTAACCCTGTTATAGTAGCCGGTGCTGCTAATAATAATCGCCACCAAAACCCCCACTGCAGTGCTGCTAACTGCAACAGAAACTGCATAAGATTTTCCCCTATGATTATGGCCACCTTAGCTGCTGTTACTTTGCACatataaatgtaatatttaGATGCAAACATACGATTAATCCAATCCATTATCCTAAGATGATAGATCGTTTTGACTGTATTATGTACCTTTCGTTCGTGGATTCCTGTTTGCAGCCTTTCTGTAATACCAATTCTTGCAAGTCAATAAGCCTGCGCTCTGCAGCTTGTgaaccatatatatatatatatatatatgcatgatACTATTCAAATCACCTTCTGTTAATTACTCTAAATGAGAAcattgaaaaatattataaaatcggTTTCAAGTTGAAGGTTAGTTTTAGAATCGAGAGCTGTTCGTTGCTCAAATAGGCACCAGTGTCTCAATCTCACGGTCTCACTCtcaaaagatgaagaacataATCAAATTAATCAAATACACCAAAACAGTGTATACCAGAACATAATCAAACTTATAAAGTAAccacattaaaatttaatattttattaattataaaaaatatatttaatacgaTATAATGTGCatttacatatttattattatccACAGTTGAGTACCTCACTAGAAGACAATAAATAAGGTTCCAGAATGGTAAAGCAGAGAATTTTTTAATGCTTGCTGAATAATCAATTCCAATAATAAAACTGAAGCTCAAAACCATCATTAAGGGTATTAGAAAAAATAACGAAGACAGTTTACACTTCAATATAAAAGCATCCTACATTTTAAGGCTGCGTTTCCGAGGCAAATCTCTTTTATATACAGTATGAACATTCTTCAAATACTATTACAAACTAACAAATATCATTATAACTCTAGTATATAAACACTAACTCTTTCTTTGGTATGCTTCAGTTTGTAAAggataattcaaataaattcttataaaaatcATGCAAGATTTCAACTTCTTCTCGAATGaaaaatttcagttaaaaaaaattgaattctttcattCCAAATAagataattatgataaaaaaatcagttcaattgaatttttgtgaaattttttatttcaaatggaGGGTAAGGATTACAAACTGACATCAATTTATTCCCTGTAGTTAAGAGTAAAGAAAACATCATGCGTTCTATGAACATGTTGAAATTCATAAATCCCATATCTTGATTATGTCAAGTAACAATATGTCAAATTCTATAATCCATTCTTGTCATCGTATATGTACCATATAAGATGGAACCAACTTCTATGTCTCATTCAATGATACTGCAAAGCATGGAGGCTGCCTTTTCTTCGTCTTTGCATGTTAAGATCAAATCTAAGTAATGCATTGCTTCCCAAGGGAGAAGACCTTCAATTAGGAAGTTGAACAAATGTGAATCAGTTCCGTGCATCAGATCAAAACACTGCTCCAATACCTTTAGTTGCTGCTCTTTGCTCAGCTCCACAGCCTCCATCAATGGCAGTAAatctttctcctcctcctcaaagTGTTCTTTACAGTGTTCCTATTAGCACATACAGAAAAGTCCAAATCATAAggagtttaaaactcaaataaaggcGCTAATGGGGGTGAAAATTGACTTGCCATGCACTTTAAATGTGTTAAGgcacaaattaaaatattgctGAGCTTATACCAGTAATGATTTCAGCCGAGTAGAAAGGTTGCAGAGAGCTTCTCGGTAGTCGGGGCTTCCGGTATCAAGAACTCCAATGGATTTGATGTCTTCTTTGATACCATTCATGATAGGTAGATCCCTTGCATGCTCTTCATTTGCAGCTCTGCATATCCCTGCATCATTATAGTCAATTTACAAATATGCTCACCACATGCATTGTTCTCATAAAcagctaaataataaaatactgaataataaagaaaaggagattttaaaaatattttaataattttttaaaattgagaaactaaatagtaattttctcaaaataaaatcaatctATACACTTCTATAGAGTACATAAATCCATTtcttatttgtaaagaaaacttTCATTTTTTAAGAACCAAAGCTATTCTTACCTCGATCAGCCATTTCCAGGATAGGAAAAACCACGCGCTCCTCCATCTGCGCGTGTTCAAGCATGATCTCGAGCAACTGGGAGTAGCTCTTGCTAAATTTTCTTATCTCCATCCTAGGACTACCCATCGCCGGATCTACAGTCTTCCTCCCTCCACGTGTCGTCAAATCCTCTCCCCAATTTACTAACCTCTCCAGGTGCCACCTCATACTCCGATGTTGCAACACCACCGCCCTCATTATCCATGGAGTCGTTTCACCAAAACCCTCAATCTCCGGCAACATCAATGGCGGCTGCGGCAATTTCGCATCTATAAACCGGAGCAGTGTCTCGCGAGACCCCGAAACGGTTTTAGACCCGATTTGGAGGACCAGTTGGCTATCGGGGGTGTCAGTGGTGGGGACAAAATCGAGAGAAAGTGTCTTGTAGAGGAGTGCGAAGCGAATGTAAGCAGTGCAGGCCGCGGTGGGAGAGCC
This window harbors:
- the LOC110618466 gene encoding uncharacterized protein LOC110618466; the protein is MEATQMGSKKMMVLFLIFFTSLYFLASSSPDHKVFVSDSLQEDIFGLTGRHEEKINGVDSDGAYNGRSGILHSSSHRSTGAGINGGANAGPAENGNGNGNSQGGTAANPVIVAGAANNNRHQNPHCSAANCNRNCIRFSPMIMATLAAVTLHI
- the LOC110618465 gene encoding uncharacterized protein LOC110618465; the protein is MGNCLNHSKKSNAEIAPFDFIKSTTAIKLYGSPTAACTAYIRFALLYKTLSLDFVPTTDTPDSQLVLQIGSKTVSGSRETLLRFIDAKLPQPPLMLPEIEGFGETTPWIMRAVVLQHRSMRWHLERLVNWGEDLTTRGGRKTVDPAMGSPRMEIRKFSKSYSQLLEIMLEHAQMEERVVFPILEMADRGICRAANEEHARDLPIMNGIKEDIKSIGVLDTGSPDYREALCNLSTRLKSLLEHCKEHFEEEEKDLLPLMEAVELSKEQQLKVLEQCFDLMHGTDSHLFNFLIEGLLPWEAMHYLDLILTCKDEEKAASMLCSIIE